A genomic segment from Pseudoalteromonas nigrifaciens encodes:
- the kdpC gene encoding potassium-transporting ATPase subunit KdpC: MNRLHHSSGQAPWRPAIGLAVSMLVICGGFYAAIITGLGGLLFPTQATGSLVMVEGKAMGSALVSQPFTSTVYFHGRPSSADNDPMATGGSNLAPSNPELRDRVAQQSAALASTYQLEPEQLPVDLLASSGSGVDPHISPAAAALQVERVAQARGISTEQVSQLVAQYNEPAQWGIFGQPRVNVLLLNLALDNNYPL, from the coding sequence ATGAATAGATTACATCATAGTTCTGGACAGGCACCGTGGCGTCCTGCAATCGGCTTGGCTGTTAGTATGTTGGTGATTTGCGGCGGCTTTTATGCGGCGATTATAACTGGCCTTGGCGGTCTGTTATTTCCCACTCAAGCAACAGGCAGTTTAGTGATGGTTGAAGGAAAAGCAATGGGATCGGCGTTAGTCTCCCAGCCATTTACGAGTACCGTGTATTTTCATGGCAGACCAAGCAGCGCTGATAATGACCCTATGGCAACGGGGGGCAGTAATTTAGCGCCATCAAACCCTGAGTTACGCGATAGAGTAGCGCAGCAAAGCGCTGCACTGGCTTCGACTTATCAACTTGAGCCTGAACAGTTACCGGTCGATTTGCTGGCCAGCTCTGGTTCGGGCGTAGACCCTCACATTAGCCCAGCCGCTGCGGCGTTACAGGTGGAGCGTGTAGCGCAAGCTCGGGGGATCAGCACAGAGCAAGTATCGCAATTGGTTGCGCAATATAACGAGCCTGCACAATGGGGCATTTTTGGTCAGCCTCGGGTTAATGTGCTGCTATTAAATTTAGCACTTGATAACAATTACCCTCTATAA
- a CDS encoding TorF family putative porin: MRFILSLVTATTVMTSAGVVAAPFSSEGSVTLASNYYFRGISQTEQGPAIQGSVSINHQDGWYASAWGSNIRFGEGSMELDLSLGRNWALDENWALDMGLVQYRYPEGDNETTGYNYMEGYAKLNYQDWQLGLALSDSYFGNDVGKFWYLSLDWQQTLTSHG, from the coding sequence ATGCGTTTTATACTTTCTTTAGTAACGGCTACAACCGTAATGACCAGCGCTGGCGTCGTGGCGGCCCCTTTCAGTAGTGAAGGCTCTGTAACCTTAGCATCTAATTATTATTTTCGTGGTATTTCGCAAACTGAGCAGGGGCCTGCAATTCAAGGTAGCGTGAGTATTAATCATCAGGATGGTTGGTACGCCAGTGCTTGGGGGTCAAATATTCGCTTTGGTGAAGGCAGTATGGAACTGGATTTATCACTGGGTCGTAATTGGGCTTTAGATGAAAACTGGGCTTTAGATATGGGGCTAGTACAGTATCGATATCCAGAAGGTGATAATGAGACTACAGGCTATAACTACATGGAAGGTTACGCTAAGTTAAACTATCAAGATTGGCAACTTGGTTTAGCACTAAGCGATAGTTATTTTGGTAACGATGTGGGCAAATTTTGGTATTTATCGCTTGATTGGCAACAAACATTAACCAGTCACGGCTAG
- a CDS encoding ISAs1 family transposase, which produces MSTTFLKHFNSITDPRIERCKKHELIDILLLAISAVLSGAEGWEDIEDFGHLKLDWLKKYGTFNAGIPKHDTIARVMCRLKANEIERAFQSWISSLIETTGADIIAIDGKTARRSFTTKDRKSALHTVSAWSCQHQLVLGQTAVDNKTNEITAIPELLTLLDIENSIITLDAMGCQQEIAKQIIQQKADYILALKGNHSGMQKELEAWWHKCERERLTKHNCDEHTEISSGHGRVETRTCQQLLIDKSWLGKDYRWPGLTSIIKVRAEVHDKSAGSDTTETRWYISSLDLNAAQVLNAVRSHWQVESMHWMLDMNFREDESRIRKLQGPLMFNVMRKIAMALFKQDASKSASMARKKKMAGLDDDYRSTLLESGIKMR; this is translated from the coding sequence ATGAGCACTACTTTTCTGAAACATTTTAATTCAATTACAGATCCTCGCATTGAACGTTGTAAAAAGCATGAACTTATCGATATTCTTCTCCTTGCTATTAGCGCTGTACTCTCTGGTGCAGAAGGATGGGAAGATATTGAAGACTTTGGGCACCTAAAGCTTGATTGGTTAAAAAAATACGGTACGTTCAACGCAGGAATTCCAAAACATGACACGATTGCTCGCGTCATGTGTCGGTTAAAAGCAAATGAAATAGAAAGGGCATTTCAATCTTGGATATCATCACTGATTGAAACTACAGGTGCAGATATCATCGCTATCGATGGCAAAACCGCACGGCGTTCATTTACCACAAAAGACAGAAAAAGTGCCTTACACACGGTCAGTGCATGGAGTTGCCAACACCAGTTAGTGCTTGGGCAGACGGCTGTTGATAATAAAACAAATGAAATCACCGCAATACCAGAATTACTCACCCTGCTCGATATTGAAAACAGTATCATTACGTTAGATGCGATGGGATGCCAACAAGAAATAGCAAAACAAATCATCCAACAAAAAGCAGATTATATTCTTGCACTTAAAGGTAATCATTCAGGCATGCAAAAGGAACTAGAAGCGTGGTGGCACAAGTGCGAGCGTGAAAGGTTAACTAAGCATAATTGTGATGAACATACCGAAATAAGCTCAGGACATGGGCGTGTTGAAACACGTACATGCCAGCAGTTACTTATAGATAAAAGCTGGCTAGGCAAGGATTATCGTTGGCCTGGCTTAACGAGTATTATTAAGGTCAGGGCTGAAGTTCATGATAAGTCGGCAGGGTCGGATACCACTGAAACACGCTGGTATATAAGTTCATTAGACTTAAATGCAGCGCAAGTACTCAATGCGGTACGCAGTCACTGGCAGGTTGAAAGCATGCATTGGATGCTTGATATGAACTTCAGAGAAGATGAATCGAGAATACGCAAACTTCAAGGGCCATTAATGTTTAATGTAATGCGAAAGATAGCCATGGCGCTTTTTAAACAAGATGCATCTAAGTCAGCAAGTATGGCGAGGAAAAAGAAAATGGCAGGGCTAGACGATGATTACCGCTCAACCCTGCTAGAGTCTGGGATTAAAATGCGCTAG
- a CDS encoding sensor histidine kinase, which translates to MAVDPRNQKADALLKILQQHQGGQLKIFIGAAPGVGKTCAMLNAAREYMQQGASVKIGLIETHGRAETQRLLEGFDILPRREISYHDQQLSEFDLDAALAAKPQLILVDELAHTNIPGSRHKRRYQDIAELLEAGIDVYTTMNVQHIASLNDLVLQISGVRVKETVPDQFIDRAQQLVFVDLAPNHLLDRLAQGQVYLGDYAEQAIQQFFQLETLTALREMAMKRVIGHVDDQLKNEQEAKARSNDYLIQDKVLVLISNRRDHEHLIRIGRQMAEKRHTPWIVVWVDTGKIHNQLEQKRLQSAFALAKELGAETDTLRGPSSIQTILPYISEHRINTVLVGAGTKRRLQPWRKPLYQQLINSGLPIEVSVWQASKRQHKYVTEAAPSLAFGQKMGYLFGSLLVAVASAVALALSSWLQSGNLVLVYVLAVVFCGLKYGARPAIFTALLSFLSFNFFLTDPYYTFFVNKNDDIATLLFLFVIGVVCGPAASRIRQQFLLLKEANRYTELQRDFAQQLTVINQADELCLTLAGQLQQALDCPAHVVVFEHHQQQISPRLGQPLQSLDQAMVDWCYAHNQMAGRFSDTLNASDWTAFPIQADNKSIAVLLLKFAKEQQVFTEQDNNLIRTFVQQMVNVWQRIHLNNELEASTRKAEMEQLRSALLASVSHDLRSPLSAMMGSAESLKVLDKQLSAQDRVDLLETIIHESRRLDRYIENLLDMTRLGHGTLKLERDWVPVADIIGSAKLRLKYLFPDIEVDYQEQKNLPLLYAHAALLEQGIFNILENAAKYSPIDEPVIITANQDGRLCRIEIEDHGPGIAEELQEKVFDMFYVVADGDSKRHNTGMGLAICRGMIAAHGGKVKADTARSGSGSRFIIELPLPDPQDIPVRG; encoded by the coding sequence GTGGCCGTTGATCCTCGTAACCAAAAAGCCGATGCGCTACTAAAAATCTTGCAACAACATCAAGGTGGGCAACTAAAAATTTTTATTGGTGCCGCCCCTGGCGTTGGAAAAACCTGTGCTATGCTTAATGCGGCCAGAGAATATATGCAACAAGGCGCGTCGGTAAAAATAGGTTTGATTGAAACCCACGGCAGAGCCGAGACGCAACGTTTACTCGAGGGCTTTGATATTTTACCTCGACGTGAAATTAGTTATCACGATCAACAACTGAGTGAATTTGATCTAGATGCCGCATTGGCAGCCAAACCGCAACTGATTTTGGTCGATGAACTCGCTCATACCAATATTCCCGGTAGTCGCCATAAAAGGCGCTATCAAGATATCGCCGAATTGCTGGAAGCGGGCATTGATGTGTATACCACGATGAATGTGCAGCATATTGCCAGCCTCAACGATTTGGTATTACAGATCAGTGGTGTTAGGGTTAAAGAAACCGTACCTGATCAGTTTATTGACCGCGCTCAGCAACTGGTGTTCGTCGATTTAGCTCCTAATCATTTATTGGACCGCCTAGCCCAAGGGCAAGTGTATCTTGGCGACTATGCCGAACAAGCGATACAGCAATTTTTTCAATTAGAAACGTTAACCGCACTGCGTGAAATGGCGATGAAGCGGGTGATCGGGCATGTTGACGATCAACTAAAAAATGAACAAGAAGCCAAAGCGCGCAGTAACGATTATTTAATTCAAGATAAGGTGTTGGTGTTGATCTCGAATCGCCGTGATCATGAACACCTTATTCGTATTGGCCGACAAATGGCAGAAAAACGCCACACACCTTGGATTGTGGTGTGGGTGGACACTGGAAAAATACATAACCAGCTTGAGCAAAAACGATTGCAATCGGCTTTTGCATTGGCAAAAGAGCTGGGAGCAGAAACCGATACATTACGTGGTCCCTCCAGCATACAAACTATTTTACCCTATATTAGTGAACATAGGATCAATACCGTGTTAGTGGGCGCGGGCACTAAGCGGCGCTTGCAACCATGGCGTAAACCTTTATATCAACAATTAATCAATAGCGGTTTACCGATAGAAGTGTCGGTTTGGCAAGCCAGTAAACGCCAGCACAAGTACGTAACAGAAGCCGCTCCGTCACTGGCATTTGGCCAAAAAATGGGCTATTTGTTTGGTTCACTTTTGGTTGCTGTAGCCAGCGCGGTTGCACTTGCATTATCAAGTTGGTTGCAAAGTGGTAACTTAGTACTGGTGTATGTATTAGCTGTGGTATTTTGTGGCTTAAAATACGGCGCGCGGCCTGCGATTTTTACCGCTTTATTGTCATTTCTAAGTTTTAACTTTTTTCTTACCGATCCGTATTACACCTTTTTCGTTAATAAAAATGATGATATTGCCACCTTACTGTTTTTATTTGTGATTGGTGTTGTGTGTGGGCCTGCGGCATCGCGTATTCGTCAACAGTTCTTATTATTAAAAGAGGCGAATCGTTATACTGAGCTGCAACGTGATTTTGCTCAGCAATTAACGGTGATCAATCAAGCCGATGAATTGTGCCTAACCTTGGCTGGGCAGTTACAGCAAGCACTGGACTGCCCAGCTCATGTGGTGGTTTTTGAGCATCATCAGCAACAGATCAGCCCTCGTTTAGGGCAGCCTTTACAGTCACTTGATCAAGCTATGGTTGATTGGTGTTATGCCCACAATCAAATGGCTGGTCGTTTTAGCGATACCTTAAATGCCAGTGATTGGACGGCATTTCCAATACAAGCTGATAATAAATCGATTGCAGTACTATTGCTAAAGTTTGCCAAAGAGCAGCAGGTGTTCACAGAGCAAGATAACAATTTGATCCGTACCTTTGTACAGCAAATGGTTAATGTGTGGCAACGTATTCATCTTAATAATGAGCTTGAAGCATCGACTCGCAAAGCGGAAATGGAACAGCTTCGTTCGGCATTATTAGCCTCAGTATCCCATGATTTACGTTCACCTTTGTCTGCCATGATGGGCTCGGCAGAAAGCTTAAAAGTACTCGATAAACAGCTATCAGCGCAAGACAGAGTGGATTTACTTGAAACCATCATACATGAAAGCCGACGTCTTGATCGTTACATTGAAAACTTGCTCGATATGACCCGCTTAGGTCATGGTACCTTAAAATTAGAGCGCGATTGGGTGCCTGTGGCTGATATTATTGGCAGTGCTAAACTGCGCTTAAAATATTTATTTCCTGATATTGAAGTGGACTATCAAGAGCAAAAAAACTTGCCTTTGCTGTATGCTCATGCGGCTTTGTTAGAGCAAGGCATTTTTAATATTTTGGAAAACGCAGCAAAATACAGCCCAATTGATGAGCCGGTGATCATTACTGCGAATCAGGATGGCCGACTGTGTCGCATTGAAATCGAAGATCATGGCCCTGGTATTGCTGAAGAATTACAAGAAAAAGTATTTGATATGTTTTACGTGGTCGCCGATGGTGATAGTAAACGGCACAATACCGGTATGGGCTTAGCCATTTGCCGTGGTATGATTGCGGCTCATGGCGGTAAGGTTAAGGCTGATACAGCCCGCTCTGGCAGTGGTTCGCGTTTTATTATTGAACTGCCCTTACCCGATCCCCAAGACATCCCAGTAAGAGGTTAA